A DNA window from Bos javanicus breed banteng chromosome 10, ARS-OSU_banteng_1.0, whole genome shotgun sequence contains the following coding sequences:
- the PNMA1 gene encoding paraneoplastic antigen Ma1 — MAMTLLEDWCRGMDVNSQRALLVWGIPVNCDEAEIEETLQAAMPQVHYRVLGRMFWREENAKAALLELTGTVDYAAIPREMPGKGGVWKVVFKPPTSDAEFLERLHLFLAREGWTVQDVARVLGFENSSPAPGPDMPAEMLNYILDNVIKPLIESIWYKKLTLFSGRDIPGPGEETFEPWLEHANEVIEEWQVSDIEKRGRLMESLRGPAADVIRILKTNNPDITTAECLKALEQVFGSVESSRDVQVRFLNTYQNPGEKLSAYVIRLEPLLQKVVEKGAIDKENVNQARLEQVIAGANHSGAIRRQLWLTGAAEGPAPNLFQLLVQIREEEAKEEEAAAEAALLQLGLEGHF, encoded by the coding sequence ATGGCGATGACACTGTTGGAAGACTGGTGTAGAGGGATGGATGTGAATTCCCAGAGAGCCCTGCTGGTCTGGGGGATCCCGGTGAACTGCGATGAGGCTGAAATCGAAGAGACCCTCCAGGCTGCGATGCCCCAGGTGCACTATCGAGTGCTTGGGAGAATGTTCTGGAGGGAAGAGAATGCCAAAGCAGCCTTGTTAGAGCTCACTGGCACTGTGGATTACGCTGCCATCCCCAGGGAGATGCCGGGTAAAGGAGGGGTCTGGAAAGTAGTCTTTAAGCCTCCGACTTCCGACGCTGAGTTTCTAGAAAGGTTGCATCTCTTCCTAGCCCGAGAGGGATGGACTGTGCAAGATGTTGCCCGTGTCCTTGGGTTTGAGAACTCCTCTCCAGCCCCAGGCCCAGATATGCCAGCAGAGATGCTAAACTATATTTTGGATAATGTTATTAAGCCTCTTATAGAGTCCATATGGTACAAGAAGCTGACGTTGTTCTCGGGGAGGGACATCCCGGGGCCTGGGGAGGAGACATTTGAGCCCTGGCTGGAACACGCTAATGAGGTCATTGAGGAGTGGCAGGTGTCTGATATAGAAAAGAGGGGGCGGTTGATGGAGAGTCTTCGAGGCCCTGCCGCTGATGTCATCCGCATCCTCAAGACCAACAACCCAGATATTACCACCGCCGAATGCCTGAAGGCACTTGAGCAGGTGTTTGGAAGCGTGGAGAGCTCCAGGGATGTGCAGGTCAGATTTCTGAACACTTACCAGAACCCGGGAGAAAAATTATCTGCTTATGTCATTCGTCTGGAGCCCCTGCTGCAGAAGGTGGTGGAGAAGGGAGCCATAGATAAAGAGAACGTGAACCAAGCCCGCCTGGAACAAGTCATTGCGGGGGCGAACCACAGCGGGGCCATCCGAAGGCAGCTATGGCTGACCGGGGCTGCGGAAGGGCCGGCCCCTAACCTCTTCCAGTTGCTTGTGCAGATCCGTGAGGAGGAGGCCAAGGAAGAGGAGGCGGCAGCTGAAGCCGCCCTCTTGCAGTTAGGCCTGGAGGGGCACTTCTGA